A stretch of the bacterium SCSIO 12827 genome encodes the following:
- a CDS encoding Ldh family oxidoreductase — MAIKTLEELEQLAFKVFLNSNVSENNAAHVVRALVQAEADGVPSHGLSRVPSYADQAKSGKVNGHAIARLEQTATAALRVDANGGYAYPAIHLGLGRAITLAQEAGIVGLAIGNSHHGGVGGHPVEAAARKGLIAMGFLNAPAAIAPWNGNRALYGTNPIAFACPRRNADGTDWGDPILVDLALSKVARGKIMMAANKGEPIPEGWSTDKHGNPTTDAKEALDGGMMIPMGDAKGAALVLMVEILAATLTGSNHGFEASSFFAADGEPPKVGQFFILIDPSAFAHEDEETADNRFIERIGTLVQAITEQDGAWLPGVDRWANRAKANAEGVEVADKLLADLEARAAA, encoded by the coding sequence ATGGCGATCAAGACCCTGGAAGAACTCGAACAGCTGGCCTTCAAGGTCTTCCTGAATTCGAATGTGTCGGAAAACAACGCGGCCCATGTCGTCCGCGCCCTGGTGCAGGCCGAAGCCGACGGCGTGCCGTCCCACGGCCTGTCGCGGGTGCCGAGCTACGCCGATCAGGCCAAGTCGGGCAAGGTCAACGGCCATGCCATCGCCCGCCTGGAACAGACGGCGACGGCGGCACTCCGGGTCGACGCCAACGGCGGCTATGCCTATCCGGCCATTCATCTGGGGCTGGGCCGGGCCATCACGTTGGCCCAGGAAGCGGGCATCGTCGGCCTCGCCATCGGCAATTCCCACCACGGCGGCGTCGGCGGCCACCCGGTCGAGGCCGCCGCCCGCAAGGGCCTGATCGCCATGGGCTTCCTCAACGCCCCGGCGGCCATCGCCCCCTGGAACGGCAACCGCGCCCTCTACGGCACCAACCCCATCGCCTTCGCCTGCCCGCGCCGCAACGCCGACGGCACGGACTGGGGCGATCCCATCCTGGTCGATCTGGCGCTGTCCAAGGTCGCGCGCGGCAAGATCATGATGGCCGCCAACAAGGGCGAGCCGATCCCCGAGGGCTGGTCGACGGACAAGCACGGCAATCCGACCACGGATGCCAAGGAAGCGCTGGACGGCGGCATGATGATCCCCATGGGCGACGCCAAGGGCGCGGCGCTGGTGCTGATGGTGGAAATCCTGGCGGCGACGCTCACCGGCTCCAACCACGGCTTCGAAGCCTCCAGCTTCTTCGCCGCCGACGGCGAGCCGCCCAAGGTCGGCCAGTTCTTCATCCTGATCGACCCCTCGGCCTTCGCCCACGAGGACGAGGAAACCGCCGACAACCGCTTCATCGAACGCATCGGCACCCTGGTTCAGGCCATCACCGAGCAGGACGGCGCCTGGCTCCCCGGCGTCGACCGCTGGGCCAACCGCGCCAAGGCGAATGCCGAGGGCGTCGAGGTAGCGGACAAGCTGCTGGCGGACCTTGAGGCCCGCGCGGCGGCTTAA
- a CDS encoding type II toxin-antitoxin system ParD family antitoxin, with amino-acid sequence MSMVKKSITVTDQQEAWIQGQLASGNYATDSELIREAIREKQTRADEIARIRAALIEAESGGMSDKSPADIRRAVLADLKEDGGL; translated from the coding sequence ATGTCCATGGTCAAGAAAAGCATCACGGTCACCGACCAGCAGGAAGCTTGGATACAGGGGCAACTCGCCAGTGGCAATTACGCCACGGACAGTGAACTGATCCGCGAAGCTATCCGGGAAAAGCAGACGCGCGCCGACGAGATCGCGCGCATCCGGGCAGCGCTGATCGAGGCGGAAAGCGGTGGCATGAGCGACAAGTCACCGGCGGACATTCGCCGCGCGGTTCTCGCTGATCTCAAGGAAGATGGCGGACTATAG
- the comE gene encoding sulfopyruvate decarboxylase subunit beta, with product MIRSEVLKSLIPVISDQFVVCNIGLPSQELHLLDDQPTNFYMLGTMGLSSSIGLGLALAQKQTIIAIDGDGSVLTNLGTLPTIGNNVADNFILLIIDNGSYGSTGDQPTYAGKKTSLTKVAEACGCDNVIECKAEDTAQVMKDAIASKKQTVIVCKCESGNIPVPNITMDQVVIRDRFMKALEAANA from the coding sequence ATGATCCGCTCCGAAGTTCTGAAAAGCCTGATCCCGGTCATTTCCGATCAGTTCGTGGTCTGCAACATCGGCCTGCCCAGCCAGGAACTCCACCTGCTGGACGATCAGCCGACCAACTTCTACATGCTCGGCACCATGGGCCTGTCGTCGTCCATCGGCTTAGGATTGGCGCTGGCGCAGAAGCAGACCATCATCGCCATCGACGGTGACGGCTCGGTCCTGACCAACCTGGGCACCCTGCCGACCATCGGCAACAACGTGGCCGACAACTTTATCCTGCTGATCATCGACAACGGCAGTTATGGTTCGACCGGCGATCAGCCGACCTATGCCGGCAAGAAGACCTCGCTGACCAAGGTCGCCGAGGCCTGCGGTTGCGACAACGTGATCGAGTGCAAGGCCGAGGACACGGCCCAGGTCATGAAGGACGCCATCGCGTCGAAGAAACAGACGGTCATTGTCTGCAAATGTGAATCGGGCAACATCCCGGTTCCCAACATCACCATGGACCAGGTCGTGATCCGCGACCGTTTCATGAAGGCGCTTGAAGCGGCCAACGCTTAG
- the comD gene encoding sulfopyruvate decarboxylase subunit alpha, which produces MSIHKQIVTDMVNNNIEFITTVPCKQLGGVIEEAENHPSIMHVPCNKEDEGMGLCAGAFMGGKRSAIIMQNTALGVTLNSLATLIQFYHIPLPMLISYRGELGEPVACQVEMALHTKALLNQMLIPTYHFHKREDAGELDKILKYTFMCNKPVAILTDATFWKGE; this is translated from the coding sequence TCATAAACAGATCGTCACGGACATGGTGAACAACAACATCGAGTTCATCACCACTGTTCCGTGTAAGCAACTCGGCGGCGTGATCGAAGAAGCCGAAAACCACCCCAGCATCATGCACGTGCCGTGCAACAAGGAAGACGAAGGCATGGGCCTCTGCGCCGGTGCCTTCATGGGCGGCAAGCGGTCGGCCATCATCATGCAGAACACGGCGCTCGGCGTGACGCTCAATTCCCTGGCGACGCTGATCCAGTTCTACCACATCCCGCTGCCCATGCTGATCAGCTACCGCGGCGAGCTGGGCGAGCCGGTGGCCTGCCAGGTTGAAATGGCCCTGCACACCAAGGCCCTGTTGAACCAGATGCTGATCCCGACCTACCACTTCCACAAGCGGGAAGACGCGGGCGAGCTCGACAAGATTCTCAAGTACACCTTCATGTGCAACAAGCCGGTGGCCATTCTGACCGACGCCACCTTCTGGAAAGGGGAATGA
- a CDS encoding ABC transporter substrate-binding protein, with product MLRRHILTAFLATALMAFAPRAVCAEVTTDEVKTFVNTMASSAISSLTGKDIARDVRKERFRALVNDFFAVKSIGKWVLGRHWRRATPEQREEYLTLFENMLLERYVDGFKDYSGESLEISRAEKRQENDFIVHTMLKRPGGQPVEVSWRVGVGERDGQHIFKIVDIIVNGLSMALTQQKEFNSVISNNGNSVDSLLEKMREMAKPAG from the coding sequence ATGCTAAGGCGTCATATACTTACTGCTTTCCTGGCCACCGCCCTGATGGCGTTCGCGCCGCGGGCCGTATGCGCCGAAGTGACGACGGACGAAGTCAAAACCTTCGTCAACACCATGGCCTCGTCGGCGATCAGTTCCCTGACCGGGAAGGACATCGCCCGCGACGTGCGCAAGGAACGTTTCCGCGCGCTGGTGAACGACTTCTTCGCGGTGAAATCCATCGGCAAATGGGTGCTGGGCCGCCACTGGCGCCGCGCCACCCCGGAACAGCGTGAGGAATACCTGACCCTGTTCGAGAACATGCTGCTGGAACGCTATGTCGACGGCTTCAAGGATTATTCCGGTGAGTCTTTGGAAATCAGCCGCGCCGAAAAGCGCCAGGAAAATGACTTCATCGTCCATACCATGCTGAAACGCCCCGGCGGCCAGCCGGTCGAAGTCAGCTGGCGTGTCGGCGTGGGCGAACGTGACGGTCAGCATATCTTCAAGATCGTCGACATCATCGTGAACGGCCTGTCCATGGCCCTGACCCAGCAGAAGGAATTCAATTCCGTCATCTCGAACAACGGAAATTCCGTCGACAGCCTGCTGGAGAAAATGCGGGAAATGGCCAAGCCCGCC
- a CDS encoding Ldh family oxidoreductase has product MPVRHGSVGPCPWSRKASRSPTSRKLGYRGNSLNSNVSENNAAHVVRALVQAEADGVPSHGLSRVPSYADQAKSGKVDGHAIARLEQTATAALRVDANGGYAYPAIHLGLGRAITLAQEAGIVGLAIGNSHHGGVGGHPVEAAARKGLIAMGFLNAPAAIAPWNGNRALYGTNPIAFACPRRNADGTDWGDPILVDLALSKVARGKIMMAANKGEPIPEGWSTDKHGKPTTDAKEALDGGMMIPMGDAKGAALVLMVEILAATLTGSNHGFEASSFFAADGEPPKVGQFFILIDPSAFAHEDEETADNRFIERIGTLVQAITEQDGAWLPGVDRWANRAKANAEGVEVADKLLADLEARAAA; this is encoded by the coding sequence ATGCCTGTACGTCATGGGAGTGTTGGGCCATGTCCATGGTCAAGAAAAGCATCACGGTCACCGACCAGCAGGAAGCTTGGATACAGGGGCAACTCGCTGAATTCGAATGTGTCGGAAAACAACGCGGCCCATGTCGTCCGCGCCCTGGTTCAGGCCGAAGCCGACGGTGTTCCGTCCCACGGCCTGTCGCGGGTGCCGAGCTACGCCGACCAGGCCAAGTCGGGCAAGGTCGACGGCCATGCCATCGCCCGCCTGGAACAGACGGCGACGGCGGCCCTGCGGGTCGACGCCAACGGCGGCTACGCCTATCCGGCCATTCATCTGGGCCTGGGCCGGGCCATCACGCTGGCCCAGGAAGCGGGCATTGTCGGCCTGGCCATCGGCAATTCCCACCACGGCGGCGTCGGCGGCCACCCGGTCGAAGCGGCCGCCCGCAAGGGCCTGATCGCCATGGGCTTCCTCAACGCCCCGGCGGCCATCGCACCGTGGAACGGCAACCGCGCCCTTTACGGCACCAACCCCATCGCCTTCGCCTGCCCGCGGCGCAACGCCGACGGCACGGACTGGGGCGACCCCATCCTGGTCGATCTGGCGCTCAGCAAGGTCGCCCGCGGCAAGATCATGATGGCCGCCAACAAGGGCGAGCCGATCCCCGAGGGTTGGTCCACGGACAAGCACGGCAAGCCGACCACCGACGCCAAGGAAGCCCTCGACGGCGGCATGATGATCCCCATGGGCGACGCCAAGGGCGCGGCCCTGGTGCTGATGGTGGAAATCCTGGCGGCGACGCTCACCGGCTCCAACCACGGCTTCGAAGCCTCCAGCTTCTTCGCCGCCGACGGCGAGCCGCCCAAGGTCGGCCAGTTCTTCATCCTGATCGACCCCTCGGCCTTCGCCCACGAGGACGAGGAAACCGCCGACAACCGCTTCATCGAACGCATCGGCACCCTGGTTCAGGCCATCACCGAGCAGGACGGCGCCTGGCTCCCCGGCGTCGACCGCTGGGCCAACCGCGCCAAGGCGAATGCCGAGGGCGTCGAGGTAGCGGACAAGCTGCTGGCGGACCTTGAGGCCCGCGCGGCGGCTTAA
- a CDS encoding FAD-binding oxidoreductase codes for MTATISQPKPENSKSVPQGGTPGETTVCVIGAGIVGVNCALAAVKEGFKVTLIDRIEPGEACSFGNAGILAEWSFVPTFGPEVLRNVPGYLLDPKGPLTIRWSRLPHILPWLLRMLRFASVSHQRRAADALRHLTIGCSDAYGALAAEAGAPELVRRDPVLQVYDNESDFKKAEIDLAFRATYGIKYQALDRKELTDLEPALGPDFKWAHALLGGGTTTNPGRLTKVLAEAFVKRGGTLKQGEVRGLVRKPDGGFRIETPEGTIEADRIVLAAGAFSHKLAALLGEKIPLGTERGYHAILADPGVQVNHAVGWKARAFYASPMEMGLRLAGTVELAGLEPPPDYARVKVMTDLVPKLLPGVKTEVSTQWMGFRPTLPDSLPVVGPSTTVPGLFHAFGHQHVGLTCGPATGRVIARLLKGEAPNVDLTPFRADRF; via the coding sequence ATGACCGCGACAATTTCTCAACCCAAGCCCGAGAATTCCAAAAGCGTCCCGCAAGGCGGCACGCCGGGGGAAACCACGGTCTGCGTCATCGGCGCCGGCATCGTCGGCGTCAACTGCGCCCTGGCGGCGGTGAAGGAGGGGTTCAAGGTCACCCTGATCGACCGCATCGAACCCGGCGAGGCGTGCTCCTTCGGCAATGCCGGCATCCTGGCGGAATGGTCGTTCGTGCCGACCTTCGGGCCGGAAGTCCTGCGCAATGTGCCGGGCTACCTGCTGGATCCCAAGGGGCCCTTGACCATCCGCTGGTCGCGGCTGCCGCATATCCTGCCCTGGCTGCTGCGCATGCTGCGCTTCGCCAGCGTCTCGCACCAACGCCGCGCCGCCGATGCCCTGCGCCATCTGACCATCGGCTGCTCCGACGCCTATGGGGCCTTGGCGGCGGAGGCCGGGGCGCCCGAACTGGTGCGCCGCGACCCGGTGCTGCAGGTCTATGACAACGAGAGCGATTTCAAGAAGGCGGAGATCGACCTGGCGTTCCGCGCGACCTACGGCATCAAGTATCAGGCCCTGGACCGCAAGGAACTGACGGATCTGGAACCGGCGCTCGGCCCCGATTTCAAATGGGCCCATGCCTTGCTCGGCGGCGGCACCACGACCAACCCGGGCCGCCTGACCAAGGTCCTGGCCGAGGCTTTTGTTAAGCGCGGCGGCACCCTGAAACAGGGCGAGGTGCGGGGGCTTGTCCGGAAGCCCGACGGCGGGTTCCGGATCGAGACGCCGGAGGGAACCATCGAGGCGGACCGGATTGTTTTGGCCGCCGGGGCCTTTTCCCACAAGCTGGCGGCCCTGCTGGGTGAGAAAATCCCGCTGGGGACCGAGCGCGGCTACCACGCCATTCTGGCCGACCCGGGGGTGCAGGTGAACCACGCCGTCGGCTGGAAGGCCCGCGCATTCTATGCCTCGCCCATGGAGATGGGGCTGCGCCTGGCCGGCACAGTCGAACTGGCGGGGCTGGAGCCGCCGCCCGATTACGCCCGGGTAAAGGTCATGACCGACCTGGTGCCCAAGTTGCTGCCCGGCGTGAAGACGGAGGTGTCGACGCAGTGGATGGGCTTCCGCCCGACCCTGCCGGACAGCCTGCCCGTGGTTGGCCCCTCAACGACGGTACCGGGGCTGTTCCATGCCTTCGGCCATCAGCACGTGGGCCTGACCTGCGGCCCGGCGACGGGGCGCGTGATCGCGCGGCTGTTGAAGGGCGAGGCGCCGAACGTGGACCTGACGCCGTTCCGGGCGGACCGGTTTTAG
- a CDS encoding HD domain-containing protein encodes MTKNPLSEALETYLDLGRRPYTEVVSQLEHALQCAWLAEQESGDGDLVAAAFLHDIGHMMQKHGQAAADRGINDKHEDIARGWAARHFNARVAQAVGLHVEAKRYLCATQPGYFDTLSPASVKSLELQGGPMNADEVKAFEALPYYEDAVKVREWDDRAKIAGLETPDIDHFRPYMESALAA; translated from the coding sequence ATGACGAAAAATCCTCTCTCAGAAGCCCTTGAAACGTATCTTGATTTGGGCCGCCGCCCATACACCGAGGTGGTGTCGCAGTTGGAACACGCGCTGCAATGCGCCTGGCTGGCGGAGCAGGAATCGGGTGATGGAGATCTGGTCGCCGCGGCCTTTCTGCACGACATCGGCCACATGATGCAGAAACACGGCCAGGCGGCCGCCGACCGCGGCATCAACGACAAGCACGAGGACATCGCCCGCGGCTGGGCCGCCCGCCATTTTAACGCCCGCGTGGCCCAGGCCGTCGGCCTGCATGTCGAGGCCAAGCGCTATCTCTGCGCCACACAGCCGGGCTATTTCGACACCCTGTCCCCGGCCTCGGTCAAATCCCTGGAATTACAGGGCGGGCCGATGAACGCGGACGAGGTCAAGGCCTTCGAGGCCCTGCCCTATTACGAAGATGCCGTGAAGGTCCGCGAATGGGACGACCGGGCCAAGATCGCCGGCCTGGAGACGCCGGACATCGACCACTTCCGCCCCTACATGGAAAGCGCCCTTGCGGCGTAA
- a CDS encoding type II toxin-antitoxin system RelE/ParE family toxin, giving the protein MADYRLSRAAEDDLARLYRRGITEFGLAQADRYFDGLIALFDRIADDPTLYAAVDHIRPGYRRSVYGAHSIYYRQGDGMVEVMRILGREDVAQLG; this is encoded by the coding sequence ATGGCGGACTATAGGCTCAGCCGAGCCGCCGAGGATGACTTGGCGCGTCTTTACCGCCGGGGGATCACAGAATTCGGATTGGCTCAGGCCGACCGTTACTTCGACGGCCTGATCGCGCTGTTCGATCGGATCGCTGACGATCCCACCCTTTATGCAGCCGTCGATCATATCCGCCCCGGCTATCGGCGCAGCGTCTACGGCGCTCATTCCATCTATTATCGGCAAGGCGATGGCATGGTTGAGGTTATGCGCATTCTTGGACGCGAGGATGTGGCGCAGTTGGGGTAA
- a CDS encoding hydroxyacid dehydrogenase, with amino-acid sequence MADILITEFMEESQVARLAESYDVAYLPDLVAEQDKIPALMPGVRGLIVRNATQVRGAVLEAADKLECVGRLGVGLDNIDMDACAAKSVKVFPATGANSDSVAELAMGAIYVMFRRSYLATPDVVAGKWPRIELMGREVQGKTLGIIGLGWTGQALAWRARGNGMNRIAYDPWVKKDDPRWADCKVERAETLDDLLPKCDAVSIHVPLTDDTRGLFNADTIAKMKDRALLLNLSRGGIVDEQALVDALKSGKLWGGFTDVFVEEPLTSPNIFDGVPNLYCTPHVGPRTEEGEGKVSTVTADAVLNCLNGN; translated from the coding sequence ATGGCCGACATCCTCATCACCGAGTTCATGGAAGAGTCCCAGGTCGCCCGTCTGGCCGAAAGCTATGACGTGGCCTATCTGCCGGACCTGGTGGCCGAGCAGGACAAGATCCCGGCCCTGATGCCCGGCGTGCGCGGCCTGATCGTGCGCAACGCGACCCAGGTGCGGGGTGCCGTGCTGGAGGCCGCCGACAAGCTGGAATGCGTCGGACGGCTCGGCGTCGGCCTCGACAACATCGACATGGACGCCTGCGCCGCAAAGAGCGTGAAGGTATTTCCCGCCACCGGCGCCAATTCCGATTCCGTGGCCGAACTGGCCATGGGGGCAATCTACGTGATGTTCCGCCGCTCCTACCTGGCGACGCCGGACGTGGTGGCCGGCAAGTGGCCCCGCATCGAGCTGATGGGCCGCGAAGTTCAGGGCAAGACGCTGGGCATCATCGGCCTGGGCTGGACCGGCCAGGCGCTCGCCTGGCGGGCGCGCGGCAACGGCATGAACCGCATCGCCTACGACCCCTGGGTCAAGAAGGACGATCCGCGCTGGGCCGACTGCAAGGTCGAGCGCGCGGAAACCTTGGATGACCTGCTGCCGAAATGCGACGCGGTCTCCATCCACGTGCCGCTGACCGACGACACGCGCGGCCTGTTCAACGCGGACACCATCGCCAAGATGAAGGACCGCGCCCTGCTGTTGAACCTGTCGCGCGGCGGCATCGTCGATGAACAGGCCCTGGTCGACGCGCTGAAATCCGGCAAGCTGTGGGGCGGCTTCACCGACGTGTTCGTCGAGGAGCCCCTGACATCCCCCAACATCTTCGACGGCGTGCCCAACCTGTATTGCACGCCCCATGTCGGCCCACGCACGGAAGAGGGCGAGGGCAAGGTATCCACCGTCACCGCTGATGCGGTGCTCAACTGTCTGAACGGGAACTAA
- a CDS encoding FAD-binding oxidoreductase, translated as MPPLPEPVRQALKAAVGDKGWYETEADMAPYLAEERNYYHGESPLVLRPANTDEVSKIVTICAEHGVTITPQGGNTGLCGGAVAQGGVLINMGRMNAVREIDPVNATMTVEAGCILKDIQDKAEAAGLLFPLSLAAEGTCQIGGNLSTNAGGIQVLRYGNARDLVLGLEVVTSDGRVWNGLRGIRKNNTGYDLKHVFMGAEGTLGTITAAVLKLFPRPAETTTALVAANAPADLSNLLNRLKRATGDQVTSFEYICRAPLDAVFEHIPNTQDPMQQKYEHYALVEMASGQKGVIRDLAEEALGEAFEAEEIIDAVLAESGDQAAKLWNLRESIPEALKHCGPSAKHDISVPVSKIPEFLAKADPHVQAAIPGCTIMAFGHMGDGNLHYNLVMPKDTTPEDAERLRHEVPPGVHDIADSLGASFSAEHGIGLLKVHEMDRYKTDVEKHLLRSIKAALDPKGIMNPGKVVP; from the coding sequence ATGCCCCCCCTTCCCGAACCCGTACGCCAGGCGTTGAAAGCCGCCGTGGGCGACAAGGGCTGGTACGAGACCGAGGCCGACATGGCCCCCTATCTGGCGGAGGAGCGCAATTACTACCACGGCGAAAGCCCCCTGGTGCTGCGCCCGGCCAATACGGACGAGGTTTCCAAGATCGTCACGATCTGCGCCGAACACGGCGTGACCATCACCCCCCAGGGCGGCAATACGGGCCTGTGCGGCGGGGCGGTCGCCCAGGGCGGCGTGCTGATCAACATGGGCCGCATGAATGCCGTGCGCGAGATCGACCCCGTCAACGCGACCATGACGGTCGAAGCCGGCTGCATCCTCAAGGATATCCAGGACAAGGCCGAGGCCGCCGGCCTCCTGTTCCCCCTGTCGCTGGCCGCCGAGGGGACCTGCCAGATCGGCGGGAACCTGTCGACCAACGCCGGCGGCATTCAGGTGCTGCGCTACGGCAACGCGCGGGACCTGGTGCTGGGGCTGGAGGTCGTCACATCCGACGGCCGCGTGTGGAACGGGCTGCGCGGCATCCGCAAGAACAACACGGGCTATGACCTGAAGCATGTCTTCATGGGGGCGGAAGGCACGCTCGGCACCATCACCGCCGCCGTCCTGAAACTGTTCCCCCGCCCGGCGGAAACGACGACGGCCCTGGTCGCCGCCAACGCGCCGGCCGACCTGTCGAACCTGCTCAACCGCCTGAAACGCGCCACGGGCGATCAGGTCACCAGTTTCGAATACATCTGCCGCGCGCCGCTGGATGCGGTGTTCGAACACATCCCCAACACCCAGGACCCCATGCAGCAGAAGTACGAGCATTATGCGCTCGTCGAAATGGCATCGGGGCAGAAGGGCGTGATCCGCGACCTGGCCGAGGAAGCCCTGGGCGAAGCCTTCGAAGCGGAAGAGATCATCGACGCCGTGCTGGCCGAAAGCGGCGATCAGGCGGCCAAGCTCTGGAACCTGCGGGAATCCATCCCCGAAGCGCTCAAGCATTGCGGCCCCTCGGCCAAGCACGACATTTCCGTGCCCGTCTCCAAGATCCCCGAGTTCCTCGCCAAGGCCGACCCCCATGTGCAGGCGGCGATCCCCGGCTGCACCATCATGGCCTTCGGCCACATGGGCGACGGCAACCTGCACTACAACCTGGTGATGCCCAAGGACACGACCCCGGAAGACGCCGAACGCCTGCGCCACGAAGTGCCCCCGGGCGTCCACGACATCGCCGATAGCCTCGGCGCCTCATTCTCCGCCGAACACGGCATCGGGCTGCTCAAGGTACACGAGATGGACCGCTACAAGACGGACGTGGAGAAACACCTGCTCCGCAGCATCAAAGCCGCGCTCGACCCCAAGGGCATCATGAATCCGGGGAAGGTGGTGCCTTAG